One Desulfobulbus oligotrophicus DNA segment encodes these proteins:
- a CDS encoding response regulator — translation MAEILTLDDVLDATVLIGKILRKKGHVVHTFTDEDEAIAFVRQSFVDLVILDIKLKKMSGIEVLAIMKEAKPNIGAIMLTGYPTVETAREAISLGADEYCVKPIDRTELEEKVEKVLAAHADQGSE, via the coding sequence ATGGCTGAAATACTTACTTTAGATGATGTTCTTGATGCGACCGTATTAATAGGTAAAATTCTGAGGAAGAAAGGACATGTCGTCCATACATTTACGGATGAAGATGAGGCTATCGCCTTTGTACGGCAATCTTTTGTTGACCTCGTTATCCTGGATATAAAACTCAAAAAGATGAGCGGCATTGAAGTTCTGGCGATCATGAAAGAGGCAAAGCCCAATATCGGTGCCATTATGCTCACCGGTTACCCGACTGTGGAGACGGCGCGTGAGGCTATTAGTTTGGGGGCTGATGAATACTGTGTAAAACCAATTGATCGGACAGAGTTGGAGGAAAAAGTAGAAAAGGTCCTGGCAGCGCACGCTGATCAGGGATCGGAGTAA